In Cyanobacteriota bacterium, one genomic interval encodes:
- the petG gene encoding cytochrome b6-f complex subunit PetG, producing MVEPLLVGIVLGLIPVTLAGLFFAAYMQYRRGNQLGG from the coding sequence GTGGTTGAGCCGCTGTTGGTAGGCATTGTGTTAGGACTGATTCCTGTAACTTTAGCAGGGTTGTTTTTTGCTGCCTACATGCAATATCGACGTGGAAACCAACTGGGTGGCTAG
- a CDS encoding NUDIX hydrolase translates to IRVQNLYLEQLYTFGEFDRDPREKTYGVRYLSVSYFALVQFAEAELIADGVSGIAWYPLAQVPKLAFDHNRILEYGYKRLRNKLEYSPVAFDVLPETFTLNELYQLYTTILGNDFSDYSNFRSRLLKLGFLQDTGHKTSRGAGRPASLYRFDAEAFAPLKDKPLVFI, encoded by the coding sequence AAATTCGGGTACAAAATCTCTACCTAGAGCAGCTATATACCTTTGGTGAGTTCGATCGCGACCCCAGAGAAAAAACCTATGGTGTGCGTTACCTATCAGTCAGCTACTTTGCCTTAGTGCAGTTTGCAGAGGCTGAACTAATTGCCGATGGCGTAAGTGGCATTGCTTGGTATCCCCTAGCACAGGTTCCCAAGCTAGCCTTTGACCATAACCGCATTCTCGAATACGGCTATAAGCGACTCCGCAACAAGCTAGAGTACAGCCCTGTCGCCTTTGACGTATTGCCAGAGACTTTTACCCTAAACGAACTCTACCAGCTTTACACCACGATTCTGGGGAATGACTTCTCTGACTATTCCAACTTTCGATCGCGCCTGTTGAAACTGGGTTTTCTGCAAGATACGGGTCACAAGACATCGCGTGGTGCAGGCAGACCAGCTAGCCTCTATCGGTTTGACGCTGAAGCCTTTGCACCACTGAAAGACAAACCACTGGTATTTATCTAA